A portion of the Canis lupus baileyi chromosome 6, mCanLup2.hap1, whole genome shotgun sequence genome contains these proteins:
- the FCRL4 gene encoding Fc receptor-like protein 4 isoform X2 — MLLWASLLVLAAPKPVISLHPPWTVVFKGETVTLTCHVPHLRAAEYITWHLSYFGKDLLHKTPGNTLKVHDSGRFRCQTKDSPPSDSVRLIFSSDWLILQAPHTVFEGDTLVLRCQVKGRQKLITVKYSWNGKVISVSNQGQDLLIPQASLNNSGHYQCIGFLERDHYVYKSSTRIIKIQELFPYPKLQVTPSQPTEGSSVNLSCQTQLPLERSDTLLYFTFFRDRGVMLSDWSRSPELQITTIWREDSGSYWCTAATAIPSIQKHSLPLQVHVQGVPVSGVLLETQPQGGQALAGEPLVLVCSVAEGTGDIAFSWHREDTGEHVGRKQQRSQRAELEIPAVGGSHMGRYYCTADNGHGLARSGALNVTVTGLMTPAALRKGTRAPWPSPGAHASSSLSGTPGNRSGLIAAGATGGLLSILLLAVALWMYHQHQRKSGGRFLENTTRSTPTIGPGEAPHSGCPALVELQQLYGNGYLEEENLAYSEIRIIQLGQEEAASTSRTSLENKHTSVIYSAVKTQLPEDSAGEVRSQDEDAIENYENVQFA, encoded by the exons ATGCTCCTGTGGGCATCCTTGCTGGTCCTTG CTGCACCCAAACCCGTGATTTCCCTCCATCCTCCATGGACCGTCGTCTTCAAAGGAGAGACAGTGACTCTGACTTGCCATGTACCTCACCTCCGTGCAGCAGAGTACATAACATGGCACCTGTCGTACTTCGGAAAGGATCTACTACATAAAACCCCAGGAAACACCCTCAAGGTCCATGACTCTGGAAGGTTCAGGTGCCAGACCAAGGACTCGCCCCCAAGTGACTCTGTGAGGTTGATCTTTTCTTCAG actggctcATCCTTCAGGCTCCACACACCGTGTTTGAAGGTGACACGCTGGTCCTGAGATGCCAGGTTAAGGGGAGACAGAAACTGATCACTGTGAAATACAGCTGGAATGGGAAAGTTATCTCTGTCTCTAATCAAGGCCAGGATCTTCTGATACCACAAGCAAGTTTGAACAACAGTGGCCACTACCAATGCATTGGATTTCTGGAGAGAGATCATTACGTATATAAGTCAAGTACCAGAATTATTAAAATTCAAG AACTATTTCCATATCCAAAGCTGCAAGTCACACCCTCCCAGCCTACGGAAGGCAGCTCTGTAAACCTGAGCTGTCAAACACAGCTGCCTCTCGAGCGGTCAGACACTCTGCTGTACTTCACCTTCTTCAGAGACCGTGGGGTCATGCTGTCAGACTGGAGCAGGTCCCCAGAACTGCAGATCACAACCATCTGGAGAGAAGACTCGGGATCGTATTGGTGCACGGCTGCTACAGCAATCCCCAGCATCCAAAAACACAGCCTCCCACTGCAGGTTCACGTGCAGG gtgtcccagtatccggagtgctcctggagacccagcccCAGGGGGGCCAGGCGCTTGCAGGGGAGCCTCTGGTCCTCGTGTGCTCCGTGGCTGAAGGCACAGGGGACATCGCATTCTCCTGGCACAGAGAGGACACGGGGGAGCATGTGGGGAGGAAGCAGCAGCGTTCCCAGAGAGCAGAGCTGGAGATCCCTGCTGTCGGGGGGAGCCACATGGGGCGCTACTACTGCACGGCTGACAACGGCCATGGCCTCGCCCGCAGCGGAGCCCTGAATGTCACTGTTACAG ggctcaTGACCCCAGCAGCATTGAGGAAAGGAACCAGGGCCCCATGGCCCTCTCCTGGGGCTCACGCAAGCTCTTCCCTGTCAGGCACTCCGGGGAACAGAAGTGGCCTCATTGCTGCAGGAGCCACTGGGGGGCTGCTCAGCATTCTTCTCCTGGCTGTGGCCCTGTGGATGTACCACCAGCACCAGCGGAAGTCAG GAGGTCGTTTTCTGGAAAACACAACCAG GAGCACTCCTACCATAGGCCCTGGAGAGGCCCCCCATTCTGGGTGCCCTGCCCTGGTGGAGCTGCAGCAATTGTATGGCAATG GGTACCTCGAAGAGGAAAACTTGGCATATTCTGAGATCCGTATTATTCAGCTGGGACAAGAAGAGGCAG
- the FCRL4 gene encoding Fc receptor-like protein 4 isoform X3, producing the protein MLLWASLLVLAPVSGQIAAPKPVISLHPPWTVVFKGETVTLTCHVPHLRAAEYITWHLSYFGKDLLHKTPGNTLKVHDSGRFRCQTKDSPPSDSVRLIFSSDWLILQAPHTVFEGDTLVLRCQVKGRQKLITVKYSWNGKVISVSNQGQDLLIPQASLNNSGHYQCIGFLERDHYVYKSSTRIIKIQELFPYPKLQVTPSQPTEGSSVNLSCQTQLPLERSDTLLYFTFFRDRGVMLSDWSRSPELQITTIWREDSGSYWCTAATAIPSIQKHSLPLQVHVQGVPVSGVLLETQPQGGQALAGEPLVLVCSVAEGTGDIAFSWHREDTGEHVGRKQQRSQRAELEIPAVGGSHMGRYYCTADNGHGLARSGALNVTVTGTPGNRSGLIAAGATGGLLSILLLAVALWMYHQHQRKSGGRFLENTTRSTPTIGPGEAPHSGCPALVELQQLYGNGYLEEENLAYSEIRIIQLGQEEAASTSRTSLENKHTSVIYSAVKTQLPEDSAGEVRSQDEDAIENYENVQFA; encoded by the exons ATGCTCCTGTGGGCATCCTTGCTGGTCCTTG CTCCAGTCAGTGGACAAATTG CTGCACCCAAACCCGTGATTTCCCTCCATCCTCCATGGACCGTCGTCTTCAAAGGAGAGACAGTGACTCTGACTTGCCATGTACCTCACCTCCGTGCAGCAGAGTACATAACATGGCACCTGTCGTACTTCGGAAAGGATCTACTACATAAAACCCCAGGAAACACCCTCAAGGTCCATGACTCTGGAAGGTTCAGGTGCCAGACCAAGGACTCGCCCCCAAGTGACTCTGTGAGGTTGATCTTTTCTTCAG actggctcATCCTTCAGGCTCCACACACCGTGTTTGAAGGTGACACGCTGGTCCTGAGATGCCAGGTTAAGGGGAGACAGAAACTGATCACTGTGAAATACAGCTGGAATGGGAAAGTTATCTCTGTCTCTAATCAAGGCCAGGATCTTCTGATACCACAAGCAAGTTTGAACAACAGTGGCCACTACCAATGCATTGGATTTCTGGAGAGAGATCATTACGTATATAAGTCAAGTACCAGAATTATTAAAATTCAAG AACTATTTCCATATCCAAAGCTGCAAGTCACACCCTCCCAGCCTACGGAAGGCAGCTCTGTAAACCTGAGCTGTCAAACACAGCTGCCTCTCGAGCGGTCAGACACTCTGCTGTACTTCACCTTCTTCAGAGACCGTGGGGTCATGCTGTCAGACTGGAGCAGGTCCCCAGAACTGCAGATCACAACCATCTGGAGAGAAGACTCGGGATCGTATTGGTGCACGGCTGCTACAGCAATCCCCAGCATCCAAAAACACAGCCTCCCACTGCAGGTTCACGTGCAGG gtgtcccagtatccggagtgctcctggagacccagcccCAGGGGGGCCAGGCGCTTGCAGGGGAGCCTCTGGTCCTCGTGTGCTCCGTGGCTGAAGGCACAGGGGACATCGCATTCTCCTGGCACAGAGAGGACACGGGGGAGCATGTGGGGAGGAAGCAGCAGCGTTCCCAGAGAGCAGAGCTGGAGATCCCTGCTGTCGGGGGGAGCCACATGGGGCGCTACTACTGCACGGCTGACAACGGCCATGGCCTCGCCCGCAGCGGAGCCCTGAATGTCACTGTTACAG GCACTCCGGGGAACAGAAGTGGCCTCATTGCTGCAGGAGCCACTGGGGGGCTGCTCAGCATTCTTCTCCTGGCTGTGGCCCTGTGGATGTACCACCAGCACCAGCGGAAGTCAG GAGGTCGTTTTCTGGAAAACACAACCAG GAGCACTCCTACCATAGGCCCTGGAGAGGCCCCCCATTCTGGGTGCCCTGCCCTGGTGGAGCTGCAGCAATTGTATGGCAATG GGTACCTCGAAGAGGAAAACTTGGCATATTCTGAGATCCGTATTATTCAGCTGGGACAAGAAGAGGCAG
- the FCRL4 gene encoding Fc receptor-like protein 4 isoform X1, translating to MLLWASLLVLAPVSGQIAAPKPVISLHPPWTVVFKGETVTLTCHVPHLRAAEYITWHLSYFGKDLLHKTPGNTLKVHDSGRFRCQTKDSPPSDSVRLIFSSDWLILQAPHTVFEGDTLVLRCQVKGRQKLITVKYSWNGKVISVSNQGQDLLIPQASLNNSGHYQCIGFLERDHYVYKSSTRIIKIQELFPYPKLQVTPSQPTEGSSVNLSCQTQLPLERSDTLLYFTFFRDRGVMLSDWSRSPELQITTIWREDSGSYWCTAATAIPSIQKHSLPLQVHVQGVPVSGVLLETQPQGGQALAGEPLVLVCSVAEGTGDIAFSWHREDTGEHVGRKQQRSQRAELEIPAVGGSHMGRYYCTADNGHGLARSGALNVTVTGLMTPAALRKGTRAPWPSPGAHASSSLSGTPGNRSGLIAAGATGGLLSILLLAVALWMYHQHQRKSGGRFLENTTRSTPTIGPGEAPHSGCPALVELQQLYGNGYLEEENLAYSEIRIIQLGQEEAASTSRTSLENKHTSVIYSAVKTQLPEDSAGEVRSQDEDAIENYENVQFA from the exons ATGCTCCTGTGGGCATCCTTGCTGGTCCTTG CTCCAGTCAGTGGACAAATTG CTGCACCCAAACCCGTGATTTCCCTCCATCCTCCATGGACCGTCGTCTTCAAAGGAGAGACAGTGACTCTGACTTGCCATGTACCTCACCTCCGTGCAGCAGAGTACATAACATGGCACCTGTCGTACTTCGGAAAGGATCTACTACATAAAACCCCAGGAAACACCCTCAAGGTCCATGACTCTGGAAGGTTCAGGTGCCAGACCAAGGACTCGCCCCCAAGTGACTCTGTGAGGTTGATCTTTTCTTCAG actggctcATCCTTCAGGCTCCACACACCGTGTTTGAAGGTGACACGCTGGTCCTGAGATGCCAGGTTAAGGGGAGACAGAAACTGATCACTGTGAAATACAGCTGGAATGGGAAAGTTATCTCTGTCTCTAATCAAGGCCAGGATCTTCTGATACCACAAGCAAGTTTGAACAACAGTGGCCACTACCAATGCATTGGATTTCTGGAGAGAGATCATTACGTATATAAGTCAAGTACCAGAATTATTAAAATTCAAG AACTATTTCCATATCCAAAGCTGCAAGTCACACCCTCCCAGCCTACGGAAGGCAGCTCTGTAAACCTGAGCTGTCAAACACAGCTGCCTCTCGAGCGGTCAGACACTCTGCTGTACTTCACCTTCTTCAGAGACCGTGGGGTCATGCTGTCAGACTGGAGCAGGTCCCCAGAACTGCAGATCACAACCATCTGGAGAGAAGACTCGGGATCGTATTGGTGCACGGCTGCTACAGCAATCCCCAGCATCCAAAAACACAGCCTCCCACTGCAGGTTCACGTGCAGG gtgtcccagtatccggagtgctcctggagacccagcccCAGGGGGGCCAGGCGCTTGCAGGGGAGCCTCTGGTCCTCGTGTGCTCCGTGGCTGAAGGCACAGGGGACATCGCATTCTCCTGGCACAGAGAGGACACGGGGGAGCATGTGGGGAGGAAGCAGCAGCGTTCCCAGAGAGCAGAGCTGGAGATCCCTGCTGTCGGGGGGAGCCACATGGGGCGCTACTACTGCACGGCTGACAACGGCCATGGCCTCGCCCGCAGCGGAGCCCTGAATGTCACTGTTACAG ggctcaTGACCCCAGCAGCATTGAGGAAAGGAACCAGGGCCCCATGGCCCTCTCCTGGGGCTCACGCAAGCTCTTCCCTGTCAGGCACTCCGGGGAACAGAAGTGGCCTCATTGCTGCAGGAGCCACTGGGGGGCTGCTCAGCATTCTTCTCCTGGCTGTGGCCCTGTGGATGTACCACCAGCACCAGCGGAAGTCAG GAGGTCGTTTTCTGGAAAACACAACCAG GAGCACTCCTACCATAGGCCCTGGAGAGGCCCCCCATTCTGGGTGCCCTGCCCTGGTGGAGCTGCAGCAATTGTATGGCAATG GGTACCTCGAAGAGGAAAACTTGGCATATTCTGAGATCCGTATTATTCAGCTGGGACAAGAAGAGGCAG